One window of Treponema denticola genomic DNA carries:
- a CDS encoding hemerythrin family protein — protein MNDFVVWDTSYDLGIEYVDKQHRRLVELINELYHACLGEKGELEEKFKQVMKELVEYVMIHFKDEEKIMEEINYPNIKEHKQHHENFVKKILQSVNDYRSGKQFVPNTFVRFLRDWLFNHILISDKEWARFYFANKK, from the coding sequence ATGAATGATTTTGTTGTCTGGGATACCAGTTATGATTTAGGAATAGAATATGTAGATAAACAGCACAGAAGATTAGTAGAGCTGATAAACGAGCTGTATCATGCATGTCTCGGCGAAAAAGGGGAATTAGAAGAGAAATTTAAACAGGTGATGAAAGAACTTGTCGAATATGTAATGATTCATTTTAAAGATGAAGAAAAGATAATGGAAGAAATCAACTATCCGAACATTAAAGAACATAAACAGCATCATGAGAACTTTGTAAAAAAAATTTTACAATCCGTCAATGATTATCGCAGCGGAAAACAATTTGTTCCAAATACATTTGTGAGATTTCTGAGGGATTGGCTTTTTAATCATATCTTAATTTCAGATAAAGAATGGGCAAGATTCTACTTTGCAAATAAAAAATAA
- a CDS encoding TRAP transporter large permease subunit yields MKKVVNGFILALTAVLIVLPFVSHILANLGGNSLEYERLIVQLVFVFACLAGLITTIGKKQLNIEVFTFKLDKKVQLIINAFLSCVNIAILTAVFFSVFPNYNMLSSEDRVLYIPIKIFFSALPPMYLIILALEIKRNKCIVSSIAGLLIGLLISTGSILGLLNLVFGSWYPEINDSGLANLLTGISESVQIFSENAIWLIVLIFTVFSLFGMPLYIVLSGLAYFAFMTTGGYVESIPMETYNILTDTSIAAIPLFTVAGYLLAGGSAGKRLLDFVKSSVGCIRGGVVIAAVLVATFFTTFTGASGVTILALGGILSVILKGSAYSEDDSEALITASGSIGLLLPPSLAVIVYGATNFMTVNIFDLFKGAILPGALLALSMMVIGIIKDKNSKRIRFSKEALAQSFKAGFLELLLPILIVIVYFGGYFTLFETAAFTVLYSFVLEVFIRKDLSIKKAIDVILQSIPVAGGVLVIIGAAKGLALFLVYAGIPEMLSDFAITFVGSKVLFLLLLNILLLVVGCIMDLYSAILVVSPLIIPVAESFGIHPVHTGVIFLTNLALGFLTPPIGMNLFIASYTFKKPVIKIVKNILPYLAVQFIILLLITYIPWFSMAFIK; encoded by the coding sequence ATGAAAAAGGTAGTTAATGGTTTTATTCTAGCTCTTACGGCAGTACTGATTGTACTGCCTTTTGTAAGCCATATACTTGCAAATTTAGGCGGAAATAGTTTAGAGTATGAGCGGTTGATTGTTCAGCTGGTCTTTGTTTTTGCCTGCCTTGCAGGTCTTATCACAACAATAGGAAAAAAACAACTGAATATAGAAGTTTTTACTTTCAAATTAGATAAAAAAGTTCAGTTGATAATAAATGCATTTTTATCCTGTGTAAATATAGCAATTCTTACAGCCGTATTTTTCTCCGTATTCCCAAACTACAATATGCTATCTTCAGAAGATCGTGTTTTATATATCCCGATAAAAATTTTCTTCTCTGCCCTCCCTCCGATGTACTTAATAATACTTGCATTGGAAATAAAGAGAAACAAGTGCATAGTTTCAAGCATAGCAGGGCTTTTAATAGGACTTTTAATAAGTACGGGCTCTATTTTGGGCCTTTTAAATTTAGTATTCGGTTCGTGGTACCCTGAAATAAACGATTCAGGTCTTGCAAATCTTTTAACCGGTATTTCCGAGTCCGTGCAAATTTTTTCTGAAAATGCTATTTGGCTGATTGTTTTAATTTTTACCGTATTCAGCCTTTTCGGTATGCCTCTTTACATTGTGCTTTCAGGTCTGGCATATTTTGCCTTTATGACCACAGGAGGCTACGTAGAGAGTATCCCCATGGAAACCTATAACATCTTAACGGATACATCCATAGCTGCAATTCCTCTATTTACGGTTGCAGGCTATCTTTTGGCAGGAGGAAGTGCCGGAAAAAGGCTCTTGGATTTTGTTAAAAGCTCTGTCGGCTGTATAAGGGGCGGCGTTGTGATTGCAGCAGTATTGGTTGCAACATTTTTTACAACCTTCACGGGAGCATCGGGAGTAACCATCTTAGCCCTGGGAGGGATTTTAAGCGTAATTTTAAAAGGTTCGGCCTATTCGGAAGATGACTCGGAAGCCCTTATAACAGCATCCGGTTCCATAGGTCTCTTGTTACCTCCAAGTTTGGCCGTTATAGTCTATGGGGCAACCAATTTTATGACCGTAAACATATTTGACCTCTTTAAGGGAGCCATTCTTCCGGGAGCACTCTTAGCCTTGTCTATGATGGTCATAGGAATCATAAAAGATAAAAACTCAAAAAGAATTAGGTTTTCAAAAGAAGCTCTTGCTCAAAGTTTTAAGGCAGGTTTTTTAGAGCTTCTTCTTCCCATATTGATAGTAATTGTGTATTTTGGAGGATATTTTACCCTTTTTGAAACCGCAGCCTTTACGGTTTTATATTCGTTTGTGCTGGAAGTTTTTATAAGAAAGGACTTGAGCATAAAAAAAGCTATCGACGTTATTTTACAAAGTATTCCCGTCGCAGGAGGAGTGCTTGTAATAATAGGAGCTGCAAAGGGGCTGGCCTTATTTTTAGTCTATGCAGGAATCCCCGAAATGCTTTCGGATTTTGCAATTACCTTTGTCGGTTCAAAGGTTTTATTTTTGCTGCTATTAAATATTTTGCTGTTGGTAGTAGGCTGTATTATGGACTTATACTCGGCTATCTTGGTAGTATCGCCCCTTATAATTCCTGTTGCCGAAAGTTTCGGTATACATCCGGTACATACCGGAGTAATATTTTTAACTAACCTAGCTCTCGGCTTTTTGACACCGCCTATAGGAATGAACCTTTTTATAGCAAGTTATACATTTAAAAAGCCTGTAATAAAAATAGTAAAAAACATTCTACCCTATCTGGCTGTTCAATTTATTATCTTGCTTTTAATCACATACATTCCATGGTTCAGCATGGCTTTTATCAAATAA
- the dctP gene encoding TRAP transporter substrate-binding protein DctP gives MKKKLLFVFFVLITVSCIFAQQKIILKIASSAPSRTPWDIELKKLAQEWNKITKGLVSIRFMDMTVLGGEKAGVVKMKPSRPGQRPQIDGAILTPVGLNELAPNAKIFTLSLPFLIQSQEELDLVLSKYGYAFESEIQKNGCKLITWSNVGWLSFYTKDSYSSLDELKKIKMLCSNDTKDFTDVLKVSGFNVLPVLPAKFTQELKASAGARSFASVSILAYTLRLYKDVSYMLDARLCPIMAGFVMSDESWALIPDQYKPAMLEAMNKTTKSLNAALEDMEREYAKEMKQGGIKIISLNPQQKKEWTKEFHEDMKKVQKTLPNIINAEIYEKITKQLEAYRK, from the coding sequence ATGAAGAAAAAATTATTGTTCGTTTTTTTTGTGCTGATAACGGTTTCATGCATCTTTGCTCAACAGAAGATTATTTTAAAGATTGCAAGCAGTGCCCCGTCGAGAACACCTTGGGATATCGAATTAAAAAAGTTAGCCCAAGAATGGAATAAGATAACAAAGGGTCTTGTAAGCATCAGGTTTATGGATATGACCGTCCTTGGGGGAGAAAAAGCAGGAGTTGTAAAGATGAAACCTTCACGCCCCGGACAAAGACCTCAAATTGACGGTGCAATTTTAACTCCGGTTGGCTTAAATGAACTTGCACCGAATGCAAAAATTTTTACCCTTTCCCTGCCATTTTTAATACAAAGTCAGGAAGAGCTTGATTTGGTTTTAAGCAAATACGGATATGCCTTTGAAAGCGAAATACAAAAAAACGGATGTAAGCTTATAACATGGTCCAATGTAGGATGGCTTTCATTTTATACAAAGGATTCCTATTCAAGCCTTGATGAGTTAAAAAAGATAAAAATGCTGTGCTCAAATGACACAAAGGATTTTACGGATGTGCTAAAAGTCTCAGGTTTTAATGTATTACCCGTACTACCCGCCAAATTCACTCAAGAATTAAAGGCCTCGGCAGGAGCAAGGAGTTTTGCATCGGTTTCTATTCTTGCTTATACACTAAGACTATACAAGGACGTATCCTATATGCTTGATGCACGTCTATGTCCTATAATGGCAGGCTTTGTTATGTCGGATGAATCTTGGGCACTTATCCCTGATCAGTATAAACCGGCAATGCTGGAAGCAATGAATAAAACAACAAAAAGTCTAAACGCCGCCCTTGAAGATATGGAAAGGGAATATGCAAAAGAAATGAAACAAGGCGGTATAAAAATAATAAGCCTTAATCCTCAACAAAAAAAGGAATGGACAAAAGAATTCCATGAAGATATGAAAAAAGTTCAAAAAACACTTCCTAATATCATCAATGCGGAAATATACGAAAAAATAACAAAACAGCTTGAAGCATACCGAAAATAA
- a CDS encoding TRAP transporter TatT component family protein, whose product MKNKIIFTLIIIIGLIFSSCSIKKMAYNSAANAMAPLPEKKTKPAPDAPNPITALTGEDDVELVGEVFPIILKLYEGMHIANPAHRGLAIMTGELYIMYSNVFVEGPAAYLSDDEYDKKDKAFNRAKKFYKRGYNKILSALDMAYPGFTEAINSDNTEKIEAMLKNCKPYDTEALHWAGAGILAAFSLDPLDIQCLQKVQGARLMLEKVCSLDPSYSDGATWEILAKFYASAPDSLGGNIEKAENAYKKALELSQGKSPSIYVTYALSFCVAKQDSKGFDEAIEKALAVNPESDPDNKLVISISQRYAEWLKENKDMFILGDIK is encoded by the coding sequence ATGAAAAATAAGATTATCTTTACACTCATCATTATTATCGGCTTGATTTTTTCTTCTTGTTCGATAAAAAAAATGGCCTATAATTCGGCAGCCAATGCAATGGCTCCCCTTCCTGAAAAAAAAACAAAACCTGCTCCCGATGCTCCGAACCCAATTACGGCTTTAACCGGAGAAGATGATGTAGAGCTTGTCGGGGAAGTTTTTCCCATCATTTTAAAACTCTATGAGGGAATGCACATAGCAAACCCCGCACATAGGGGGCTTGCCATAATGACAGGCGAGCTCTATATAATGTATTCGAATGTATTCGTAGAAGGTCCTGCGGCCTATCTTTCGGATGACGAGTACGATAAAAAAGACAAGGCTTTTAATAGAGCAAAAAAGTTTTATAAAAGAGGCTATAACAAAATTCTTTCAGCCTTAGACATGGCTTATCCCGGATTTACCGAAGCTATAAACTCCGACAATACGGAAAAAATAGAAGCAATGCTAAAAAACTGTAAGCCCTATGACACGGAAGCCCTGCACTGGGCGGGAGCCGGTATCTTGGCCGCCTTTTCCCTTGATCCTTTGGATATTCAATGTTTACAAAAAGTTCAAGGAGCAAGACTTATGCTCGAAAAGGTTTGCAGCCTTGATCCTAGCTATTCTGACGGGGCAACATGGGAAATTTTAGCAAAATTCTATGCCTCCGCACCGGACAGCCTAGGCGGTAATATTGAAAAGGCCGAAAATGCCTATAAAAAAGCGCTTGAGCTTTCTCAAGGAAAAAGTCCTTCAATATATGTAACCTATGCCCTCTCTTTTTGTGTAGCTAAGCAAGACAGTAAAGGATTTGATGAAGCAATAGAAAAAGCTTTGGCTGTCAATCCCGAATCGGATCCGGATAATAAGCTGGTCATCAGCATTTCACAAAGATATGCGGAATGGCTAAAAGAAAATAAAGACATGTTTATATTGGGAGATATAAAATGA
- the rpmF gene encoding 50S ribosomal protein L32 — protein MAVPRANTSKARTRRRRGVNMRLQAPNLVECSGCGNLIMPHHVCPKCGFYKGKQVINPDKLD, from the coding sequence ATGGCTGTACCAAGAGCGAATACATCAAAAGCTAGAACAAGACGCCGACGCGGTGTTAATATGCGTTTACAAGCGCCAAATCTTGTTGAGTGTTCCGGATGCGGTAACTTGATTATGCCTCATCATGTATGCCCCAAATGCGGGTTTTATAAAGGCAAGCAGGTTATTAACCCCGATAAATTAGACTAA
- the acpP gene encoding acyl carrier protein has protein sequence MDDLFKKIQQLIATKLEIDEDKVTLDSSFRQDLGADSLDTYELVYALEEDMGIKIPDEKANEFETVRDAYEFIKSQQK, from the coding sequence ATGGATGATTTATTCAAAAAGATTCAGCAATTAATTGCAACAAAGTTGGAAATCGATGAAGACAAGGTTACATTGGATTCTTCTTTCCGACAGGATTTAGGTGCCGATAGTCTTGACACCTATGAACTTGTTTATGCTCTCGAAGAAGATATGGGCATTAAGATCCCGGACGAAAAGGCTAATGAGTTTGAAACAGTCCGCGACGCCTATGAATTTATCAAATCTCAGCAAAAATAA
- a CDS encoding Lon protease family protein — protein MMNGSAEKLNLDELEFSFPESKIRELKNNGADSTIVGQDRALKAIELGLGIEGEGYNIFVMGAPGTGRRTVISSLLQNYKPNFAKIQDIAYAYNFSRPIEPIALFFPAGEGRLFRKTIKKAVGHIHTQTLALLKSEGFLAEQKKIVTKTDNEENILLMEFESKMLHAGFKVLQIKDENNQSLDLIPIIKGKEISFSELQSKAARKKFSEQELAALREKYYASLDEMSELFSILRDKRIEMDEKLIKHQKDSVMPIIKEALDPLRKLVDSYTTKSDNPKQIEDNKKILLFLKKAEEDLISRMNIYSSEFKSSRIKKNFFGRYLINLICENNKDKNYVINENLPSFTNLFGTIESHSDSDAPEINGHLRIREGAVHRAFGGYLIVRLHDLLEEDDSWSYLKRVLQSGKIEVQIPPSGNHSPSVFKPEALPANFKIIIIGGEYTYDILYQEDPDFYKLFKVCAEFDSVMQKNDKNIASLIHLTEYLCKEKKALNFDDSGYSRLISYASELAGSRHLLTAQFTKISDLIIEADFNAKQQKKEAICAGVLNDTIEKRHYLHALPEEKFAEMVQLGEILIDVSGRKLATINGLAVEERGYHSFGVPVSVTAQASPGTGGIINIEREAGLSGEIYDKAHLIITSLLREKFSKDIPLSISASICFEQSYSYIDGDSASCAEFLALISAIGGFEMRQDIAVTGSLNQHGMVQPVGGITEKIEGFFNTCKILGFTGTQGVMIPVSNKNNLFLSKEVKEAVKEGKFNIWTIKTIGEGIKLLSGLQEEVYTWMISQRLEEFYKKVNEISLRKD, from the coding sequence ATGATGAACGGTTCTGCAGAAAAATTAAACCTTGATGAACTGGAATTTTCTTTTCCCGAATCTAAGATAAGGGAATTAAAAAATAACGGAGCCGACTCAACCATAGTAGGTCAAGACCGTGCTCTTAAGGCTATTGAACTGGGCCTCGGTATCGAGGGTGAAGGCTATAACATTTTTGTTATGGGTGCACCTGGAACAGGCCGAAGAACCGTTATATCATCTCTCTTGCAAAATTATAAACCAAATTTTGCAAAAATTCAAGATATAGCCTATGCTTACAACTTTAGCCGCCCGATTGAGCCCATCGCTCTTTTTTTTCCTGCCGGAGAAGGAAGACTTTTCCGCAAAACGATAAAAAAAGCCGTAGGGCATATTCATACGCAGACTCTGGCCCTTTTAAAATCAGAGGGCTTCTTAGCCGAGCAGAAAAAAATCGTTACTAAAACCGATAATGAAGAAAATATTCTTTTGATGGAATTTGAGTCCAAGATGCTGCATGCAGGGTTTAAGGTATTGCAGATAAAAGATGAAAACAACCAATCATTGGATTTAATTCCTATAATAAAGGGAAAAGAAATATCCTTTAGCGAGCTTCAATCCAAGGCTGCCCGAAAAAAATTCAGCGAACAAGAACTCGCTGCCTTACGAGAAAAATACTATGCTTCTCTCGATGAAATGTCCGAGCTTTTTTCTATTTTGCGGGATAAAAGAATTGAAATGGACGAAAAGCTGATAAAGCATCAAAAAGATTCCGTTATGCCGATAATTAAAGAAGCCCTCGATCCTTTAAGAAAGCTGGTAGATTCCTATACAACAAAATCCGATAACCCGAAACAAATTGAAGATAATAAAAAGATTCTTCTATTCTTAAAAAAGGCCGAAGAAGATCTAATCAGCAGAATGAATATCTACAGCTCGGAATTTAAATCTTCGAGAATAAAGAAAAACTTTTTCGGACGTTATCTTATCAATCTTATTTGCGAAAACAATAAAGATAAAAATTATGTAATAAATGAGAACCTGCCGAGTTTTACAAATTTGTTCGGCACGATCGAATCTCATTCCGATTCGGATGCTCCCGAAATTAACGGACACCTACGTATAAGAGAGGGCGCCGTCCATAGAGCCTTCGGCGGTTATCTTATTGTGCGTTTACACGATTTACTTGAAGAGGACGATTCGTGGTCTTATTTAAAAAGAGTTTTGCAGTCGGGAAAAATCGAAGTGCAGATACCTCCTTCCGGGAACCATAGTCCGAGCGTTTTTAAACCCGAAGCTCTGCCTGCAAATTTTAAGATAATCATAATCGGAGGAGAATACACCTACGATATTCTTTATCAAGAAGATCCCGACTTTTATAAACTCTTTAAAGTTTGTGCGGAGTTCGATTCGGTGATGCAAAAAAACGATAAAAATATAGCTTCCCTAATTCATTTGACCGAGTATCTTTGTAAAGAAAAAAAAGCTCTTAACTTCGATGATTCGGGATACAGCCGCTTAATTTCCTATGCTTCGGAGCTTGCAGGTTCCCGCCATTTACTTACAGCTCAATTTACTAAAATTTCCGACCTTATAATTGAAGCTGATTTTAATGCAAAGCAGCAAAAAAAGGAGGCTATTTGTGCAGGCGTTTTAAACGACACAATCGAAAAGCGGCATTATCTTCATGCTCTGCCCGAAGAAAAATTTGCTGAGATGGTTCAGCTGGGGGAAATTCTAATAGATGTTTCCGGCAGAAAACTTGCAACAATAAACGGCCTCGCCGTAGAGGAACGGGGTTATCATTCATTCGGCGTGCCCGTTTCGGTTACAGCTCAAGCTTCGCCCGGTACAGGCGGAATTATAAATATAGAAAGAGAAGCCGGCCTTTCGGGAGAAATCTACGATAAGGCTCATCTTATAATAACCTCTCTTTTACGGGAAAAATTTTCAAAGGATATTCCTCTTTCAATTTCTGCAAGTATTTGTTTTGAGCAGTCCTACAGCTACATTGACGGCGACTCCGCTTCCTGTGCAGAATTTTTGGCTCTTATTTCTGCGATAGGCGGTTTTGAGATGAGGCAGGATATAGCCGTTACGGGAAGTTTAAACCAGCACGGCATGGTTCAGCCCGTAGGAGGCATAACCGAAAAGATAGAAGGCTTTTTTAATACGTGCAAAATACTGGGCTTTACGGGAACTCAGGGCGTTATGATTCCGGTCAGCAATAAAAACAATTTGTTTTTATCTAAGGAGGTTAAGGAAGCCGTAAAAGAAGGTAAGTTTAATATTTGGACAATAAAGACTATAGGTGAGGGTATAAAACTTTTATCGGGTCTTCAAGAAGAAGTTTACACATGGATGATTTCTCAAAGACTTGAAGAGTTTTACAAAAAGGTTAACGAGATTTCTTTGAGGAAAGATTAA
- the glmS gene encoding methylaspartate mutase subunit S, with product MARKIKLVLGVIGSDCHAVGNKILDYSLTEAGFEVTNIGVLSPQEDFINAALETNADAILVSSLYGQGELDCKGLREKCDEAGLKGIKLFVGGNIVVGKQDFNEVHKRFTAMGFDHVYPPGTPVETTIKDLHADFPDHA from the coding sequence ATGGCAAGAAAAATAAAACTTGTACTGGGTGTAATAGGTTCTGATTGTCATGCTGTCGGTAATAAAATTTTGGATTACTCTTTGACCGAAGCCGGTTTTGAAGTAACCAATATAGGCGTTTTAAGCCCCCAAGAAGACTTTATAAATGCAGCCCTTGAAACGAATGCGGATGCGATTTTGGTATCTTCGCTTTACGGTCAAGGAGAGCTGGATTGCAAGGGTTTACGCGAAAAATGCGATGAAGCCGGCTTAAAAGGGATTAAGCTTTTTGTCGGCGGAAACATAGTTGTAGGTAAACAGGATTTCAATGAGGTACATAAGCGTTTTACCGCAATGGGTTTTGATCATGTTTATCCGCCGGGAACACCGGTCGAAACGACTATTAAAGATTTACATGCCGACTTTCCGGATCACGCATAG
- the xseA gene encoding exodeoxyribonuclease VII large subunit, translating into MAQTYSVYEITLQIKELLESGFGYVSIEGEISNFRPSAAGHLYFTLKDEKASIQAVMFKGKTRSLSFVPKDGMTVKAEGAISVYEQRGSYQIIIEEMSLAGEGNILKMLEERKKKLAAEGIFDSERKKPLPYFPKRIAVITSPTGAAVRDIINVVKRRNEKIGIVVLPAIVQGEESAPVLIRQLKIADEKNLGDLIIIGRGGGSLEDLLPFSDEDLVRAIAACKTPVISAVGHEIDWALSDFAADMRAPTPSAAAELAAPILNDIMYSIAVNREDLTQNIENRIERIRLMLNNFKPDSLELRFRNIQQPLLARFDNAKEEILSAMQDRCKEFRQRLLVLNKILEGANPQGILDRGYSIVRNAETGKTIRSFSQVKEGESLLIQPSKGKIEAEVKKAMS; encoded by the coding sequence ATGGCACAAACTTATTCCGTTTATGAAATTACTTTACAGATAAAAGAGCTTTTGGAATCCGGCTTCGGATATGTTTCGATTGAAGGAGAAATTTCCAACTTCCGTCCCTCGGCGGCGGGGCATCTTTATTTTACGCTAAAAGATGAAAAGGCCTCGATTCAAGCCGTGATGTTTAAGGGAAAGACCCGCTCTTTGAGCTTTGTGCCCAAGGACGGGATGACTGTAAAAGCTGAAGGGGCAATTTCGGTATATGAGCAGCGCGGTTCCTATCAGATTATAATAGAAGAGATGAGCCTTGCAGGCGAGGGAAATATCTTAAAAATGCTGGAAGAACGTAAAAAAAAGCTTGCCGCAGAGGGCATTTTTGATTCTGAAAGAAAGAAACCTTTGCCTTATTTTCCGAAACGGATTGCCGTAATTACAAGTCCCACAGGAGCCGCCGTTCGGGATATTATAAATGTAGTAAAAAGACGGAACGAAAAAATAGGCATAGTTGTTCTTCCTGCAATCGTACAGGGAGAAGAGTCCGCTCCTGTCTTAATCAGGCAGCTAAAAATTGCCGATGAAAAAAACTTGGGCGACCTTATCATAATAGGAAGGGGAGGCGGCTCTTTGGAAGACCTCCTTCCATTTTCGGATGAAGATCTTGTCAGGGCAATAGCTGCCTGCAAGACCCCCGTCATTTCTGCAGTAGGGCACGAAATAGATTGGGCTCTCTCCGATTTTGCCGCCGACATGAGGGCTCCCACCCCATCCGCCGCCGCAGAGCTGGCCGCTCCAATCTTAAACGATATTATGTACTCCATAGCCGTAAATCGGGAAGACCTTACACAAAATATTGAAAACCGCATCGAAAGGATAAGACTCATGTTAAATAATTTTAAGCCAGATTCATTGGAGCTGCGCTTTAGAAACATTCAGCAGCCCCTTCTTGCAAGATTTGACAATGCAAAGGAAGAAATCTTATCCGCTATGCAAGATCGATGTAAGGAGTTTCGTCAACGGCTTTTAGTTTTAAATAAGATTTTGGAAGGGGCGAACCCTCAAGGTATCTTGGACAGGGGCTACTCCATTGTCCGTAATGCCGAAACGGGAAAAACTATCCGCTCCTTTTCCCAAGTTAAAGAAGGCGAAAGCCTTTTAATTCAGCCTTCAAAAGGAAAAATCGAGGCCGAGGTAAAAAAAGCAATGAGCTAA
- the glmL gene encoding methylaspartate mutase accessory protein GlmL, with translation MNCYLFVDFGSTNTKVTLVDIEKEDIIGTAKAYTTVETDVMTGYNNALELLHKKTGMDYTVVKSLACSSAAGGLKIIAIGLVPELTSEAAKRAALGAGAKVIHTYSHNLNKSEAEAIVNSSADIILLAGGTNGGDSRCIIHNAQMLADYGVRVPVVVAGNKSAEDEIIEIFKDKVEFHLAENVMPKINKLNVESARETIRSIFMNNIVHAKGMTHVENNIDNILMPTPAAVLKAAQTLSEGTENEAGLGDLIVLDIGGATTDVHSAAEGDPTQGSVFLYGLPEAFLKRTVEGDLGMRYSLPTVADVQGPHGLRHYLSKEYKYNIEEEVKKRNEHTDFISENEKDLAFDCAVAKVCADVSMGRHVGVLTPVYTGCGASFQQEGKDLTQLRYIIGTGGILVYNSHYKEIMEACKFREDDPFSLKPKNPQFLLDKEYILSAMGLLATEDPDMAIRIMKKHLV, from the coding sequence ATGAACTGCTATTTATTTGTTGACTTTGGAAGTACTAATACAAAAGTAACTCTTGTAGATATCGAAAAAGAAGACATAATCGGTACGGCAAAGGCTTATACTACTGTTGAAACTGATGTTATGACAGGCTATAATAATGCCCTTGAGCTTTTGCACAAAAAAACCGGAATGGATTATACGGTGGTAAAAAGCCTTGCCTGCTCCTCGGCGGCAGGGGGCTTAAAGATAATTGCCATAGGCCTTGTGCCGGAACTTACAAGCGAGGCAGCAAAACGGGCAGCCCTCGGTGCCGGAGCCAAGGTAATTCACACTTACAGCCACAATCTCAACAAGAGTGAAGCTGAGGCGATCGTAAACTCAAGTGCGGATATAATCCTCTTGGCCGGAGGCACAAACGGCGGCGATTCACGCTGTATAATCCACAATGCGCAGATGCTTGCAGATTACGGAGTACGGGTTCCTGTCGTTGTTGCAGGCAACAAGAGTGCCGAAGATGAAATCATAGAGATATTTAAAGACAAGGTAGAGTTTCACTTGGCCGAAAACGTAATGCCGAAGATAAACAAGCTCAATGTTGAAAGTGCACGTGAAACAATCCGCAGTATCTTTATGAATAATATCGTGCATGCAAAGGGTATGACCCATGTCGAAAACAATATAGATAATATCCTGATGCCGACCCCTGCTGCCGTCCTAAAGGCGGCTCAAACTCTATCCGAAGGTACTGAAAATGAAGCCGGTTTAGGAGACCTCATTGTCTTGGATATAGGCGGGGCTACAACCGACGTTCATTCCGCTGCTGAAGGAGATCCGACTCAAGGCTCTGTCTTTTTGTATGGTCTCCCTGAAGCCTTTTTAAAGAGGACAGTGGAAGGCGACCTTGGTATGCGTTACTCACTTCCGACAGTTGCTGATGTTCAAGGCCCTCATGGGCTTAGACACTATCTTTCAAAAGAGTATAAGTACAATATTGAAGAAGAAGTCAAAAAACGGAATGAGCACACCGATTTTATTTCTGAAAACGAAAAAGATTTGGCATTTGATTGTGCTGTTGCCAAGGTTTGTGCCGATGTTTCTATGGGCAGGCACGTAGGAGTTTTGACCCCTGTCTATACGGGCTGCGGTGCCAGCTTTCAGCAAGAGGGAAAGGATTTAACCCAGCTGCGTTATATAATAGGAACGGGCGGAATCTTAGTTTATAATTCCCATTATAAGGAAATTATGGAAGCATGCAAATTCCGTGAGGATGATCCTTTTAGCTTAAAACCTAAAAATCCTCAGTTTCTTCTTGATAAGGAGTATATACTATCGGCCATGGGGCTTTTGGCTACCGAAGATCCTGATATGGCCATAAGAATAATGAAAAAACATTTGGTATAA